Below is a window of Pseudomonadota bacterium DNA.
ACGCCGGCGAATGGTTGCCGGGTAGCGCCTCACGCTGGTGGCTTCACGGTTCTTTGTCTGCGCTCGCCTCCAAGATTAATACCTGCGGAAACCGGCTCATTTTAAAGACCGGTTCTGCGGAAACTATTATCAATGAACTGTTGTCCGCGACTGACGCTACTAGCGTTTATTGGAACAGGCGATATGAGCCCTGGGCAACGAAGCGGGATGAGCTAATCAAAACGGCTTTGAAAGCCAAAGGCATAGAAGCTCGAAGTTTCAACGCTGGCCTGCTACGAGAGCCGTGGGAGGTTACCACGCAAAAAGGGGAGCCATACAAGGTCTTTACCCCTTTCTGGAAGGCCTTGCGCGCGCTCGGCGAACTCGGTCACCCCAAGCCGGCGCCCACCCGAATTCCTGCGCCACTCAAATTTCCCCCGAGTGATGAACTGAAATCATGGGGGCTATTGCCCACAGCACCTGACTGGGCACGCGGCTTGCGGGATGCATGGACACCGGGTGAAGAAGCCGCACATTCGCGTTTGAATGACTTCTCCGATGGGGCCGTTTTCGACTACAAGAACAAGCGAAACTTGCCTGGGGTTTCCGGCACGTCACGTCTCTCGCCACACTTGCATTTTGGAGAGATCAGTCCGGGCCAGATATGGAACGCGGTCTCTAGCAGTGCATTAGCGCACACTGGAAGTCCTATGCCCCAGGGTGTTGAGACCTATCTCTCAGAGATTGCCTGGCGCGAGTTTTCTTATCACCTCCTATTTAATTTTCCTAAATTGCCCTCAAGACCGCTTCGCGGGGAGTTTGCT
It encodes the following:
- a CDS encoding deoxyribodipyrimidine photo-lyase, which produces MVQKNMTTILWFRRDLRLSDNPALAAVVALGRPIILVYISDDSDAGEWLPGSASRWWLHGSLSALASKINTCGNRLILKTGSAETIINELLSATDATSVYWNRRYEPWATKRDELIKTALKAKGIEARSFNAGLLREPWEVTTQKGEPYKVFTPFWKALRALGELGHPKPAPTRIPAPLKFPPSDELKSWGLLPTAPDWARGLRDAWTPGEEAAHSRLNDFSDGAVFDYKNKRNLPGVSGTSRLSPHLHFGEISPGQIWNAVSSSALAHTGSPMPQGVETYLSEIAWREFSYHLLFNFPKLPSRPLRGEFADFQWENDPDSLSAWKRGSTGYPIVDAGMRELWTTGWMHNRVRMIVASFLIKDLLIDWRIGEKWFWDTLVDADLASNAASWQWVAGCGADAAPYFRVFNPTIQGSKFDPVGSYVRKWVPELAKLPDHLIHAPWTAKPIELADAGIKLGHDYPVPIVDHAMARNRALDRYKRIKAQ